In one window of Desulfovibrio sp. UIB00 DNA:
- a CDS encoding carbonic anhydrase — protein MKNVERLLQGNEFFQKNYFCKHENELLELVSSGQHPKVLYIGCADSRVIPSLITNTPPGQLFVLRNVGNFVAPYKPDEDYHAMAAGIEYAVTALNIEEIIICGHTYCGAIAALYKDIHDEAFVHTQKWLSLGKKAKELATLALGKEVGQDKLLRLTEKLSIIFQIENLMTYPCVRDRVKSGDLHVHGWLYYIESGEIKYYDPDEHDFLALKK, from the coding sequence ATGAAGAACGTTGAACGCTTGCTTCAGGGGAATGAATTTTTTCAAAAAAACTACTTCTGCAAGCATGAAAATGAGCTTCTGGAACTGGTTTCCAGCGGCCAGCACCCCAAGGTGCTCTATATCGGTTGCGCCGATTCCAGGGTTATTCCATCGCTTATCACCAACACTCCTCCCGGCCAGCTCTTTGTGCTGCGCAATGTGGGCAACTTTGTGGCCCCTTACAAACCGGACGAAGACTATCACGCCATGGCCGCAGGCATTGAATATGCCGTAACGGCCTTGAATATTGAAGAAATTATTATCTGCGGGCACACTTATTGCGGCGCCATCGCAGCTCTGTACAAGGACATTCACGACGAGGCCTTTGTGCACACGCAAAAATGGCTTTCCCTTGGCAAAAAAGCCAAGGAACTTGCCACGCTGGCACTTGGCAAGGAAGTTGGACAGGATAAACTGCTGCGGCTGACAGAGAAACTCTCCATCATTTTTCAGATAGAAAACCTCATGACATACCCGTGCGTACGCGACAGAGTAAAATCGGGCGACCTGCACGTTCATGGCTGGCTCTACTATATTGAATCTGGCGAAATCAAATATTACGACCCTGACGAACATGATTTTCTGGCCCTGAAAAAATAA
- a CDS encoding beta-lactamase family protein → MQKQKKIIGLLSGKLASRFVALLIVALCALVPAGSSAASAEKNTDTALAQRLDAVLNKAVAEGRIVGAVVMVARQGQVVYARAVGMADAEKGTPMSPETRFRLASMSKPIASAAALALVEKGMIALDDPVTRWIPSFTPSLADKADPVITVRHLLTHTAGLSYGFSEPSDGPMALAEVSDGLDDPPITLEENIWRLATVPLYYEPGTDWKYSLAIDVLGEIVSRAGGDKLPNVVQELVTGPLGMTHTGFMADDPDLLAAPYVWANGKTHRMAETEFVPNAVSATRFQPGRALDEQAFPSAGAGMVGTAADYLKFLEAVRQNGGSILKPDTAKAMTADQVCPILSQRLSVTAGKTNEVVAPGWGFGFGGAVLLRPEKAEYPAGQNTWSWSGAYGSHFFMDRANGISFVALTNTTPTGMAGPFAVDLARAVYDKK, encoded by the coding sequence GTGCAGAAGCAGAAAAAAATAATAGGGTTGCTCTCGGGCAAACTGGCATCCCGGTTTGTTGCTCTGCTGATTGTTGCCCTTTGCGCCTTGGTTCCGGCTGGCAGCAGCGCGGCAAGTGCAGAAAAAAACACCGATACGGCTTTGGCCCAGCGGCTTGATGCCGTGCTGAACAAGGCTGTTGCCGAGGGCCGCATCGTTGGGGCTGTGGTCATGGTTGCCCGTCAGGGGCAGGTGGTCTACGCGCGGGCCGTGGGCATGGCCGATGCGGAAAAAGGCACCCCCATGAGTCCGGAAACGCGTTTTCGACTGGCCTCCATGAGCAAGCCCATTGCGAGCGCCGCAGCACTTGCACTGGTGGAGAAGGGCATGATCGCTCTGGACGACCCTGTTACCCGCTGGATTCCCTCTTTTACCCCATCGCTTGCGGACAAGGCGGATCCTGTCATTACTGTGCGCCACCTGCTCACGCACACTGCCGGGCTTTCCTATGGTTTTTCGGAGCCGTCTGATGGCCCCATGGCGCTGGCCGAAGTTTCCGATGGACTGGATGACCCGCCAATCACGCTGGAAGAAAACATCTGGCGGCTTGCCACAGTACCGCTTTATTATGAGCCGGGTACGGACTGGAAATACTCCCTTGCCATTGATGTGCTTGGCGAAATCGTCTCCCGCGCTGGGGGGGACAAGCTGCCCAACGTGGTGCAGGAGCTTGTAACCGGGCCGCTGGGCATGACGCACACGGGTTTTATGGCAGATGATCCTGATCTGCTTGCCGCACCCTATGTGTGGGCCAATGGCAAGACCCACCGCATGGCCGAGACTGAATTTGTGCCCAACGCTGTTTCCGCAACGCGTTTTCAGCCGGGGAGGGCGCTGGACGAACAGGCCTTTCCCTCCGCTGGCGCCGGAATGGTTGGAACAGCGGCAGACTACCTGAAATTTCTCGAGGCCGTGCGCCAAAACGGAGGCTCCATCCTCAAACCGGATACCGCGAAGGCCATGACTGCCGATCAGGTCTGCCCCATATTGTCGCAAAGGCTGAGTGTAACCGCAGGTAAAACTAATGAGGTTGTCGCGCCGGGCTGGGGATTTGGTTTTGGCGGCGCGGTGCTGCTGCGCCCTGAAAAGGCAGAATACCCTGCGGGCCAGAACACCTGGAGCTGGAGCGGCGCATACGGGAGCCATTTTTTTATGGACCGCGCCAACGGCATATCCTTTGTGGCGCTTACCAATACCACGCCTACGGGTATGGCTGGGCCGTTTGCGGTTGACCTTGCACGGGCCGTGTACGACAAAAAGTAG
- a CDS encoding MBL fold metallo-hydrolase, whose translation MSAPNVRGFFDPVTATWTYVVWSATDAQKRCAIIDSVLDFDLHACRTSTVSADAVIDFVRQQGFVVEWILETHIHADHVTAASYIKEKMGGKIAISKHMLDIISTWTPIFQTQEDTPADGSAFDHLFENDEEFTIADMPAKIIHTPGHTPADTTYIVGNAAFVGDTIFLPDVGSGRCDFPGGSAEDSYDSSRKLFALPDDLRIYVGHDYPPEGVRGPQCMATVGEQKTANLRLNLQVGKAEFVAKRKADDNGKAVPPLILPSLQANMRTGKFGKAVNGLQFVKLPVNRM comes from the coding sequence ATGTCTGCACCCAACGTGCGCGGATTTTTTGATCCCGTTACCGCTACCTGGACATATGTGGTCTGGTCTGCAACTGATGCCCAGAAGCGTTGCGCCATTATAGACAGCGTGCTGGATTTTGACCTCCACGCCTGCCGCACATCCACTGTTTCTGCCGATGCCGTTATTGATTTTGTCCGCCAGCAAGGCTTTGTGGTTGAGTGGATTCTTGAAACCCACATCCACGCAGACCACGTCACCGCAGCCAGCTATATCAAGGAAAAAATGGGCGGGAAAATAGCCATCAGCAAACACATGCTGGATATCATTTCCACATGGACGCCCATCTTCCAAACGCAGGAGGACACCCCCGCAGACGGTTCGGCCTTTGACCATCTGTTTGAAAATGATGAAGAATTCACCATTGCCGACATGCCCGCAAAAATCATCCATACGCCGGGGCATACCCCCGCAGACACCACCTATATTGTGGGCAATGCGGCCTTTGTGGGCGACACCATCTTTTTACCCGATGTGGGTTCAGGCAGGTGCGACTTCCCTGGCGGCAGCGCCGAGGATTCCTATGATTCCTCCCGCAAACTCTTTGCCCTGCCCGATGACCTGCGCATCTATGTGGGGCATGACTACCCGCCTGAGGGTGTGCGGGGTCCGCAGTGCATGGCAACCGTTGGCGAGCAGAAAACCGCCAACTTGCGGCTGAACCTGCAAGTGGGCAAGGCCGAATTTGTGGCAAAACGCAAGGCGGACGATAACGGCAAGGCCGTACCGCCGCTCATTTTGCCCTCCCTTCAGGCCAACATGCGCACAGGAAAATTCGGCAAGGCCGTCAATGGCCTGCAATTTGTAAAACTGCCCGTGAACCGCATGTAA
- a CDS encoding NADH-quinone oxidoreductase subunit N, which translates to MTAISVAPLSALPLLKELPALLPELTLLVTAIGLLCADMFFPRARAFLQWLTVVGAITAFAAIVAVSAGGGSVSFDGMFRADGFGALFKAICVVALAFTALMSESFFSHAQMRQGEYYCLAVCSTLGMCVMASAGDLIVLYLGLELMALPIYAMAALRTGDPRSSESAIKYFLMGSFASALLLFGMSLLYGLTGHTELAQIAAALPVAATGQTMPALVVALALMLAGMGFKVAAAPFHVWVPDVYEGAPTTVTAFMSVAAKTASFAVLARVLVMALPQLGAQWSGALALMAALTMLLGNIAAVMQTSLKRMLAYSAIAHAGYALLGLAACTADGLRATAAYLTIYLCMNMGAFAIMGYLAVYGKKQGNNPLADAGEDLDDYSGLAARHPALAAAMLVFLFSLTGIPPTAGFMGKFMLFKEAFSAGYTVTVLVAVISSTISAWYYLGVARRMYMQEAPANHPAPIQAASGGAGVRAVLLCCLTGVVLWGVFPQTLLSWVHVFF; encoded by the coding sequence ATGACAGCCATATCCGTAGCGCCCCTTTCGGCCCTGCCATTGCTGAAAGAACTTCCGGCCCTGCTGCCGGAGCTGACGCTCTTGGTCACGGCCATTGGCCTGCTGTGCGCCGACATGTTTTTTCCAAGGGCGCGGGCTTTTCTGCAATGGCTGACGGTCGTTGGTGCAATAACGGCTTTTGCAGCAATTGTAGCAGTTTCTGCGGGCGGCGGGAGTGTTTCTTTTGACGGAATGTTCCGCGCTGACGGCTTTGGAGCGCTCTTTAAAGCCATTTGCGTAGTAGCACTTGCTTTTACGGCGTTAATGAGCGAAAGTTTTTTTTCACATGCCCAAATGCGTCAGGGCGAATATTACTGCCTTGCAGTATGTTCAACACTGGGCATGTGCGTAATGGCCTCGGCTGGCGACCTCATTGTGCTCTATCTGGGGCTTGAGCTCATGGCCCTGCCCATTTACGCGATGGCGGCCCTGCGCACTGGCGATCCGCGAAGCAGCGAATCGGCCATCAAATATTTTTTGATGGGCAGTTTCGCTTCGGCTCTTTTGCTTTTTGGCATGTCCCTGTTGTACGGGCTTACCGGGCATACCGAGCTTGCGCAGATCGCTGCGGCACTGCCTGTTGCCGCAACCGGGCAGACCATGCCCGCCCTGGTAGTTGCTTTGGCGCTCATGCTGGCAGGCATGGGGTTCAAGGTGGCTGCCGCGCCCTTCCACGTGTGGGTGCCTGATGTGTACGAAGGCGCGCCCACAACCGTGACCGCCTTTATGTCTGTGGCGGCCAAAACGGCCAGTTTCGCCGTGCTTGCGCGCGTATTGGTCATGGCCTTGCCGCAACTGGGCGCTCAGTGGAGCGGGGCGTTGGCCTTGATGGCCGCATTGACAATGCTTCTGGGCAATATCGCTGCCGTAATGCAGACAAGCCTTAAACGCATGCTGGCGTACTCTGCCATAGCTCACGCGGGTTATGCCCTCTTGGGGCTTGCCGCGTGCACAGCCGACGGCCTGCGCGCCACGGCGGCGTATTTGACCATTTACCTGTGCATGAACATGGGTGCCTTTGCCATCATGGGCTACCTTGCGGTGTACGGGAAAAAACAGGGAAATAATCCTCTGGCTGATGCGGGTGAAGACCTGGATGATTACTCGGGCCTTGCCGCACGACATCCCGCCCTTGCTGCGGCCATGCTGGTTTTTCTTTTTTCCCTGACGGGCATTCCGCCGACTGCGGGCTTTATGGGCAAATTCATGCTCTTTAAAGAAGCCTTTTCGGCAGGCTATACGGTAACGGTGCTTGTGGCTGTGATCAGCAGCACCATTTCCGCATGGTATTATCTTGGAGTGGCACGACGCATGTACATGCAGGAGGCCCCGGCAAATCACCCCGCACCCATACAGGCAGCTTCGGGCGGTGCGGGCGTGAGGGCTGTACTTCTGTGCTGTCTGACAGGTGTGGTGTTGTGGGGCGTGTTCCCGCAGACGCTGCTTTCGTGGGTGCATGTGTTTTTTTAG
- a CDS encoding response regulator produces MHVHSADVCKVEHLLAMFISGKALQPLECRLRPRDGHVRWIRVSLSWIIPQEILQLAFVNISTEKETQAHSRQSQVLLQKILDTTQAAIFWKDAERRFIGVNKAFLEYYGFDSEQVLLGKNDEDMGWHSDPDPYKNDELRVLQGESTTRVPGMCFCRGENRHIVASKSPLYEDGKIVGLVGSFEDVTSEYMLRKDVVDLNAKLHAALKKERQANRAKSDFLLRMSHDMRTPLATIVGFSDLELKKHRDPGLAKVFSTIKACSNFLLAILSDILDLQKLSNGKIDVIPTICTGAHSAKSIESIIRPQAEAKNITFITHFNCTATNCYAQIDTRKVQQIIVNLLNNAVKYTQPGGTITWRNDICGENADSLVVTHVISDNGPGISKKFQASMYSPFTQEDHMSSSGSGLGLAIVKKLVDILGGNITCKSAPGQGTTFTVILPHQKATAADIAAFHKKNRTQHTAPTSLKGRKILICEDNVINSEILKEMLESEGVVCEQAFNGSEGVEKAKGRNYDIIMMDIRMPVMDGYQATREIREFDVDTPIVALSANVFADEIQNAFESGMDEFLEKPVIMSKMFSVLGQLLSPTPASTTQGPD; encoded by the coding sequence ATGCATGTTCACAGTGCCGACGTGTGCAAGGTAGAACACCTGCTGGCAATGTTCATATCCGGCAAGGCGTTGCAGCCTCTTGAGTGCAGACTGCGCCCGCGCGATGGTCACGTCAGGTGGATTCGCGTCAGTCTCTCCTGGATTATCCCCCAAGAAATTCTACAACTGGCATTTGTCAATATTTCTACAGAAAAAGAGACCCAAGCGCACAGCAGGCAAAGCCAGGTTTTGCTGCAAAAAATTCTGGATACCACGCAGGCTGCAATCTTCTGGAAAGATGCAGAAAGGCGCTTTATCGGGGTAAACAAGGCTTTTCTGGAATACTACGGATTTGATTCCGAGCAGGTGCTCTTGGGCAAGAATGATGAAGATATGGGCTGGCATAGCGACCCTGACCCGTACAAGAATGATGAACTGCGAGTGTTGCAGGGTGAGAGCACCACGCGGGTTCCCGGCATGTGCTTTTGCAGGGGCGAAAACCGCCACATTGTAGCCAGCAAAAGCCCGCTTTATGAAGACGGTAAAATTGTGGGGCTTGTTGGCAGTTTTGAAGATGTCACAAGTGAATACATGCTGCGCAAAGACGTAGTGGATCTCAACGCCAAGTTACATGCAGCCCTGAAGAAAGAACGCCAGGCCAACCGCGCAAAGTCTGACTTTCTCTTGCGCATGAGCCATGATATGCGCACTCCCCTTGCCACCATTGTGGGCTTTTCTGACCTTGAGCTGAAAAAACACCGCGATCCTGGCCTCGCCAAGGTCTTCTCCACCATAAAGGCGTGTTCAAACTTTCTGCTTGCCATTCTTTCCGACATTCTTGACCTGCAAAAACTCTCTAACGGGAAAATAGACGTTATACCCACAATTTGCACTGGCGCTCATAGCGCAAAAAGCATTGAATCCATCATCAGGCCCCAAGCTGAGGCAAAAAACATTACTTTCATAACGCATTTTAACTGCACAGCAACCAACTGCTATGCGCAGATCGACACGCGCAAGGTTCAGCAGATCATCGTCAACCTCTTGAACAATGCCGTCAAATACACGCAACCCGGCGGCACCATAACATGGCGCAATGACATCTGCGGTGAAAATGCCGACAGCCTTGTTGTAACCCATGTCATTTCTGATAACGGGCCGGGAATCAGCAAGAAATTTCAGGCCAGCATGTATTCCCCATTCACGCAGGAAGACCATATGTCCAGCTCTGGCAGCGGGCTTGGGCTAGCCATTGTGAAAAAGCTGGTCGATATTCTGGGGGGCAACATTACCTGCAAATCCGCGCCGGGGCAGGGAACAACATTCACGGTGATTTTGCCCCACCAAAAAGCTACCGCCGCAGATATCGCCGCCTTCCACAAAAAGAATCGCACACAGCACACCGCCCCAACCTCGCTTAAGGGAAGAAAGATCCTCATCTGCGAAGACAACGTCATCAACAGTGAAATCCTGAAAGAAATGCTCGAAAGTGAAGGCGTGGTGTGCGAACAGGCCTTCAACGGCAGTGAAGGAGTGGAAAAGGCCAAAGGCCGTAATTACGACATCATCATGATGGACATCCGCATGCCTGTGATGGACGGCTATCAGGCTACCCGCGAGATACGGGAGTTTGATGTGGACACTCCCATTGTGGCGCTTTCCGCCAATGTTTTTGCCGATGAGATACAGAATGCCTTTGAATCCGGCATGGACGAATTTCTGGAAAAACCGGTTATTATGAGCAAGATGTTTTCAGTTCTTGGCCAGCTTCTTTCGCCCACGCCTGCCTCAACCACGCAGGGACCGGATTAA
- a CDS encoding rhodanese-like domain-containing protein yields MTTVKSISAQALRQKDLKQALIVDVRTPMEFAEKRLVLPTTLAPVTELDPHMVALRSGALTDTPIYTLCASGKRAQTAAAKFAEAGFADITVIEGGLAACKEAGFPTTGQALPKTGETSPTLDRQVRLVAGALTALFVLLGLFVHKAFLLGALFIGCGQVFSGLTNWCGLALLLTRAPWNKKGCSGGACPIGAGKSPGASCQ; encoded by the coding sequence ATGACAACAGTTAAGAGCATCAGCGCGCAAGCCCTGCGGCAAAAAGACCTCAAGCAGGCGCTCATAGTGGATGTGCGCACCCCCATGGAATTTGCGGAAAAACGTCTCGTCCTTCCGACCACGCTGGCCCCTGTGACGGAGCTTGATCCTCACATGGTTGCCCTGCGTAGCGGGGCATTGACAGACACCCCCATTTATACCCTTTGCGCCAGCGGGAAGCGTGCGCAAACGGCAGCGGCCAAATTTGCCGAAGCCGGATTTGCGGACATAACCGTTATTGAAGGCGGCCTTGCGGCCTGCAAGGAAGCTGGATTCCCCACCACAGGACAGGCGCTGCCCAAAACAGGCGAAACCTCACCCACGTTGGACAGGCAGGTGCGTCTTGTGGCCGGGGCGCTCACGGCCCTGTTCGTTTTGCTGGGGCTTTTTGTACACAAGGCTTTTCTGCTCGGCGCGCTCTTTATTGGCTGCGGGCAGGTATTTTCCGGCCTTACCAACTGGTGCGGCCTCGCGCTGCTGCTCACGCGCGCACCCTGGAACAAAAAGGGCTGCTCTGGCGGCGCTTGCCCCATTGGAGCTGGCAAAAGCCCCGGCGCAAGCTGCCAGTAA
- a CDS encoding sulfite exporter TauE/SafE family protein yields the protein MRNKWVLFGVVASLLVLTASVALAADGSVLANAIAKQVETAPNTINMQAEPGYLGIPGGPKVNMILAFGWALWVGWIFSTVGAFGGVMAGVGHMTVHGLGAYAKSFGKTPLNKSVTDSVRASNQMLAGLSAVISTFSYYRMKRLVLPLGFALGLGSIVGAFSAVSLTAGKLNFSSYQGYFGLFVLLLGLYLMWETSPAGQRSKAKAKEAAKAFEAAAKAKGEGAAAPTGVKLIKFTFTTCQFTFCGVEFSFNPLLPFCGGVVIASIAAFLGVGGGFLLVPFITSVTQLPMYLAAGTSALAVLLSMITGITTLMLHGALVDWNLVGLELAGIAVGSIVGPYTSRFFSDIWLKRLFIVLALYVGTDYILRGFFNIKMFG from the coding sequence ATGAGAAACAAGTGGGTACTTTTCGGCGTGGTGGCTTCACTTCTGGTGCTGACCGCCAGTGTCGCCCTTGCTGCTGACGGCAGCGTGCTTGCCAATGCCATCGCCAAACAGGTGGAAACGGCCCCCAATACCATCAACATGCAGGCTGAACCCGGCTATCTTGGTATCCCCGGCGGCCCCAAGGTCAACATGATTCTGGCCTTTGGCTGGGCCTTGTGGGTGGGCTGGATTTTCTCCACCGTGGGCGCTTTTGGCGGCGTTATGGCTGGCGTGGGCCACATGACCGTGCACGGCCTTGGCGCGTATGCCAAATCTTTTGGCAAGACGCCCCTTAACAAGTCCGTCACCGACTCCGTGCGCGCCTCCAACCAGATGCTCGCCGGGCTTTCCGCTGTTATCAGCACGTTCAGCTACTACCGCATGAAGCGCCTTGTGCTGCCCCTGGGCTTCGCCCTGGGCCTTGGCTCCATCGTGGGCGCTTTCAGTGCTGTTTCGCTGACTGCCGGCAAGCTGAACTTCTCGTCCTATCAGGGCTATTTTGGTCTTTTCGTGCTGCTGCTGGGCCTGTACCTGATGTGGGAAACCTCCCCTGCCGGTCAGCGTTCCAAGGCCAAAGCCAAGGAAGCCGCCAAGGCTTTTGAAGCTGCCGCCAAGGCCAAGGGTGAAGGCGCTGCTGCCCCCACGGGCGTTAAGCTCATCAAGTTCACCTTTACCACCTGCCAGTTCACCTTCTGCGGCGTGGAATTCTCTTTCAATCCCCTGCTGCCCTTCTGCGGCGGCGTGGTTATCGCCAGCATCGCGGCCTTCCTGGGCGTGGGCGGCGGCTTCCTGCTGGTGCCTTTCATCACCAGCGTGACCCAGCTCCCCATGTACCTGGCTGCTGGTACCTCCGCTCTGGCCGTGCTGCTCAGCATGATCACCGGTATCACCACCCTCATGCTGCACGGCGCGCTGGTGGACTGGAACCTGGTTGGTCTTGAACTGGCCGGTATTGCCGTGGGTTCCATTGTTGGCCCCTACACCTCGCGTTTCTTCTCCGATATCTGGTTGAAGCGCCTCTTCATCGTGCTGGCCCTGTACGTTGGTACCGACTACATCCTGCGCGGCTTCTTCAACATCAAGATGTTCGGCTAG
- a CDS encoding NADH:flavin oxidoreductase/NADH oxidase: MNPLFSPIKLKGLTLPNRIVVPPMDQYSAEEGCPVYWHAMHYGTLAVSGTGLLIVEATAVEAPGRISPQDLGLWNEEQEAAHKAMLDSIRTYSSTPIGIQIGHAGRKGATGLPWQGGKPLLPADGGWEICAPSALPYAPGHQTPAELKAADIARLTESFVATAKRAVRAGYDAIELHAAHGYLMHEFLSPLSNARTDAYGGSLENRMRFPLEVLAAVLAAVPANYPVGVRVSGTDFAEGGWNVEECAAFARAVEKAGGAYIHVSGGGLSPNQKIALAPGYQVALAAAVKAAVSELPVIAVGLITEPELASSIVVTGQADMVAIGRAMLYDPRWPWHAAAALGQTIAAPSPYLRSKPHNVKDLFA, from the coding sequence ATGAATCCACTCTTTTCTCCCATCAAACTCAAAGGGCTCACACTGCCCAACCGTATAGTCGTTCCCCCCATGGATCAATACTCGGCAGAAGAGGGATGCCCCGTGTACTGGCATGCCATGCACTATGGCACCCTTGCCGTTTCCGGAACCGGGCTGCTCATTGTGGAAGCAACGGCTGTAGAAGCGCCGGGGCGTATATCCCCGCAGGATCTCGGCCTCTGGAATGAGGAGCAGGAAGCCGCCCACAAGGCCATGCTCGATTCCATACGTACCTATTCTTCCACGCCCATCGGCATCCAGATCGGACATGCCGGACGCAAGGGCGCTACGGGCCTACCTTGGCAAGGAGGCAAGCCGCTGCTGCCCGCAGATGGCGGGTGGGAAATATGCGCGCCTTCCGCCCTGCCCTATGCGCCGGGTCATCAAACACCAGCAGAACTCAAGGCGGCAGACATAGCCCGCCTGACAGAATCTTTTGTAGCTACGGCCAAACGCGCCGTACGCGCCGGGTATGACGCCATTGAGCTGCACGCGGCCCACGGCTACCTGATGCACGAATTTCTGTCGCCGCTCAGCAATGCCCGCACCGATGCCTACGGCGGCAGCCTCGAAAACAGGATGCGCTTTCCGCTGGAAGTGCTGGCGGCAGTGCTCGCAGCGGTTCCGGCCAATTACCCTGTGGGCGTGCGCGTTTCAGGCACCGATTTTGCCGAGGGCGGCTGGAATGTGGAAGAATGCGCTGCCTTTGCAAGGGCAGTTGAAAAAGCAGGGGGCGCGTACATACACGTTTCCGGCGGCGGGCTTTCGCCCAACCAGAAGATCGCCCTTGCGCCCGGCTATCAGGTGGCACTGGCGGCTGCGGTCAAGGCAGCAGTGAGCGAGCTTCCTGTCATTGCCGTGGGCCTCATCACGGAGCCGGAACTGGCCTCAAGCATTGTGGTCACAGGGCAGGCCGACATGGTAGCCATTGGCCGCGCCATGCTGTACGACCCGCGCTGGCCCTGGCATGCCGCTGCTGCTCTTGGGCAGACCATTGCTGCGCCATCGCCCTACCTGCGCAGCAAGCCGCACAACGTGAAGGATCTTTTTGCGTAA